One genomic region from Rattus norvegicus strain BN/NHsdMcwi chromosome 10, GRCr8, whole genome shotgun sequence encodes:
- the Prpf8 gene encoding pre-mRNA-processing-splicing factor 8, producing the protein MAGVFPYRGPGNPVPGPLAPLPDYMSEEKLQEKARKWQQLQAKRYAEKRKFGFVDAQKEDMPPEHVRKIIRDHGDMTNRKFRHDKRVYLGALKYMPHAVLKLLENMPMPWEQIRDVPVLYHITGAISFVNEIPWVIEPVYISQWGSMWIMMRREKRDRRHFKRMRFPPFDDEEPPLDYADNILDVEPLEAIQLELDPEEDAPVLDWFYDHQPLRDSRKYVNGSTYQRWQFTLPMMSTLYRLANQLLTDLVDDNYFYLFDLKAFFTSKALNMAIPGGPKFEPLVRDINLQDEDWNEFNDINKIIIRQPIRTEYKIAFPYLYNNLPHHVHLTWYHTPNVVFIKTEDPDLPAFYFDPLINPISHRHSVKSQEPLPDDDEEFELPEFVEPFLKDTPLYTDNTANGIALLWAPRPFNLRSGRTRRALDIPLVKNWYREHCPAGQPVKVRVSYQKLLKYYVLNALKHRPPKAQKKRYLFRSFKATKFFQSTKLDWVEVGLQVCRQGYNMLNLLIHRKNLNYLHLDYNFNLKPVKTLTTKERKKSRFGNAFHLCREVLRLTKLVVDSHVQYRLGNVDAFQLADGLQYIFAHVGQLTGMYRYKYKLMRQIRMCKDLKHLIYYRFNTGPVGKGPGCGFWAAGWRVWLFFMRGITPLLERWLGNLLARQFEGRHSKGVAKTVTKQRVESHFDLELRAAVMHDILDMMPEGIKQNKARTILQHLSEAWRCWKANIPWKVPGLPTPIENMILRYVKAKADWWTNTAHYNRERIRRGATVDKTVCKKNLGRLTRLYLKAEQERQHNYLKDGPYITAEEAVAVYTTTVHWLESRRFSPIPFPPLSYKHDTKLLILALERLKEAYSVKSRLNQSQREELGLIEQAYDNPHEALSRIKRHLLTQRAFKEVGIEFMDLYSHLVPVYDVEPLEKITDAYLDQYLWYEADKRRLFPPWIKPADTEPPPLLVYKWCQGINNLQDVWETSEGECNVMLESRFEKMYEKIDLTLLNRLLRLIVDHNIADYMTAKNNVVINYKDMNHTNSYGIIRGLQFASFIVQYYGLVMDLLVLGLHRASEMAGPPQMPNDFLSFQDIATEAAHPIRLFCRYIDRIHIFFRFTADEARDLIQRYLTEHPDPNNENIVGYNNKKCWPRDARMRLMKHDVNLGRAVFWDIKNRLPRSVTTVQWENSFVSVYSKDNPNLLFNMCGFECRILPKCRTSYEEFTHKDGVWNLQNEVTKERTAQCFLRVDDESMQRFHNRVRQILMASGSTTFTKIVNKWNTALIGLMTYFREAVVNTQELLDLLVKCENKIQTRIKIGLNSKMPSRFPPVVFYTPKELGGLGMLSMGHVLIPQSDLRWSKQTDVGITHFRSGMSHEEDQLIPNLYRYIQPWESEFIDSQRVWAEYALKRQEAIAQNRRLTLEDLEDSWDRGIPRINTLFQKDRHTLAYDKGWRVRTDFKQYQVLKQNPFWWTHQRHDGKLWNLNNYRTDMIQALGGVEGILEHTLFKGTYFPTWEGLFWEKASGFEESMKWKKLTNAQRSGLNQIPNRRFTLWWSPTINRANVYVGFQVQLDLTGIFMHGKIPTLKISLIQIFRAHLWQKIHESIVMDLCQVFDQELDALEIETVQKETIHPRKSYKMNSSCADILLFASYKWNVSRPSLLADSKDVMDSTTTQKYWIDIQLRWGDYDSHDIERYARAKFLDYTTDNMSIYPSPTGVLIAIDLAYNLHSAYGNWFPGSKPLIQQAMAKIMKANPALYVLRERIRKGLQLYSSEPTEPYLSSQNYGELFSNQIIWFVDDTNVYRVTIHKTFEGNLTTKPINGAIFIFNPRTGQLFLKIIHTSVWAGQKRLGQLAKWKTAEEVAALIRSLPVEEQPKQIIVTRKGMLDPLEVHLLDFPNIVIKGSELQLPFQACLKVEKFGDLILKATEPQMVLFNLYDDWLKTISSYTAFSRLILILRALHVNNDRAKVILKPDKTTVTEPHHIWPTLTDEEWIKVEVQLKDLILADYGKKNNVNVASLTQSEIRDIILGMEISAPSQQRQQIAEIEKQTKEQSQLTATQTRTVNKHGDEIITSTTSNYETQTFSSKTEWRVRAISAANLHLRTNHIYVSSDDIKETGYTYILPKNVLKKFICISDLRAQIAGYLYGVSPPDNPQVKEIRCIVMVPQWGTHQTVHLPSQLPQHEYLKEMEPLGWIHTQPNESPQLSPQDVTTHAKIMADNPSWDGEKTIIITCSFTPGSCTLTAYKLTPSGYEWGRQNTDKGNNPKGYLPSHYERVQMLLSDRFLGFFMVPAQSSWNYNFMGVRHDPNMKYELQLANPKEFYHEVHRPSHFLNFALLQEGEVYSADREDLYA; encoded by the exons ATGGCCGGAGTGTTTCCTTACAGAGGGCCGGGTAACCCGGTGCCCGGCCCTCTAGCCCCGCTGCCGGATTACATGTCAGAGGAGAAGCTGCAGGAGAAAG CTCGAAAATGGCAGCAGTTGCAGGCCAAGCGCTATGCAGAGAAGCGGAAATTCGGGTTTGTGGATGCTCAGAAGGAAGACATGCCCCCAGAACATGTCAGGAAAATCATTCGAGACCATGGAGACATGACCAACAGGAAGTTCCGTCATGACAAAAGGGTCTATTTGGG AGCTCTCAAGTACATGCCTCACGCAGTTCTCAAGCTCCTAGAGAACATGCCCATGCCTTGGGAGCAGATCCGGGATGTGCCTGTGCTGTACCACATCACTGGAGCCATTTCCTTCGTTAACGAGATTCCCTGGGTTATTGAGCCAGTTTACATCTCCCAGTGGGG GTCAATGTGGATCATGATGCGTAgagaaaaaagagacaggaggCATTTCAAGAGGATGCGTTTTCCCCCTTTTGATGATGAGGAGCCGCCCCTGGATTATGCTGACAACATCTTAGATGTCGAGCCACTGGAAGCCATTCAGCTAGAGCTGGACCCTGAGGAGGATGCCCCTGTGTTGGACTGGTTCTATGACCACCAGCCATTGAGAGATAGTAGGAA GTATGTTAATGGTTCCACCTACCAACGCTGGCAGTTCACATTGCCTATGATGTCCACTCTCTACCGACTGGCCAACCAGCTTCTGACTGACTTGGTAGATGACAACTACTTTTATCTCTTTGATCTAAAGGCCTTCTTTACCTCTAAGGCACTCAACATGGCCATTCCTGGGGGACCCAAATTTGAACCTCTTGTTcgagacatcaacctaca GGATGAAGACTGGAATGAATTCAATGATATTAACAAGATCATCATCCGTCAGCCTATTCGTACTGAGTACAAGATTGCTTTTCCGTACCTCTATAACAACCTCCCACACCATGTCCACCTGACCTG GTACCACACTCCTAACGTTGTGTTCATCAAGACTGAGGATCCTGATCTGCCAGCTTTCTACTTTGATCCTCTGATTAACCCAATCTCCCATAGACACTCAGTCAAG AGCCAAGAGCCACTACCTGATGATGATGAGGAGTTTGAGCTCCCAGAGTTTGTGGAGCCCTTCCTGAAGGATACACCTCTCTATACAGACAATACAGCCAATGGCATCGCACTGCTCTGGGCACCACGGCCCTTCAACCTACGCTCTGGTCGTACCCGCCGGGCCCTCGACATTCCCCTTGTCAAGAACTG GTATCGGGAGCACTGTCCTGCTGGGCAACCTGTGAAAGTTCGAGTCTCCTATCAGAAGCTGCTTAAGTATTATGTGCTGAATGCCCTCAAACATCGGCCTCCCAAAGCGCAGAAGAAGAG GTATCTGTTTCGCTCTTTCAAAGCTACCAAATTCTTTCAGTCTACCAAGCTGGACTGGGTGGAGGTCGGGCTGCAGGTTTGCCGCCAGGGCTACAACATGCTTAACCTTCTCATTCACCGTAAGAACCTCAACTATCTGCATTTGGACTATAACTTCAACCTGAAGCCTGTCAAGACGCTCACCACCAAG gaaagaaaaaaatctcgcTTTGGGAATGCTTTCCATCTGTGTCGGGAAGTACTGCGTTTGACTAAGCTGGTTGTGGATAGTCATGTGCAGTATCGCTTGGGCAATGTAGATGCCTTCCAG CTGGCAGATGGATTGCAGTATATATTTGCCCACGTGGGACAGTTGACAGGCATGTATCGATACAAATATAAGCTGATGCGGCAGATCCGCATGTGCAAGGACTTGAAACATCTCATCTATTACCGCTTCAACACG GGTCCTGTGGGGAAAGGCCCTGGCTGTGGTTTCTGGGCTGCTGGCTGGCGGGTCTGGCTATTTTTTATGCGTGGAATTACCCCTTTGCTAGAACGATGGCTAGGCAACCTTCTGGCCCGACAGTTTGAAG GCCGTCACTCAAAGGGGGTGGCAAAGACAGTAACAAAGCAACGAGTAGAGTCCCATTTTGACCTTGAGCTTAGGGCAGCTGTGATGCATGATATTCTGGACATGATGCCTGAAGGCATCAAACAGAACAAGGCCCGAACAATTCTGCAGCACCTCAGTGAGGCCTGGCGCTGCTGGAAGGCCAACATTCCATGGAAG GTCCCAGGACTGCCAACGCCTATAGAGAATATGATTCTTCGGTACGTTAAGGCCAAGGCTGATTGGTGGACCAATACTGCCCACTACAACCGTGAACGGATTCGCCGTGGGGCTACTGTAGACAAGACTGTTTGCAAAAAGAACCTGGGCCGCCTCACCCGCCTGTATCTGAAGGCAGAACAGGAGCGGCAGCACAATTACCTGAAG GACGGGCCTTACATCACAGCAGAGGAAGCAGTGGCAGTGTATACTACCACTGTGCACTGGCTGGAAAGCCGTAGGTTCTCTCCTATCCCGTTCCCCCCACTCTCCTACAAGCATGACACCAAGTTGCTTATCTTGGCTCTGGAGCGACTCAAGGAAGCTTATAG TGTGAAGTCTAGGTTAAACCAGTCTCAGAGGGAGGAGCTGGGTCTGATTGAACAAGCCTATGACAACCCCCATGAGGCTTTGTCCCGCATCAAGCGTCACCTCCTCACGCAGAGAGCCTTTAAGGAA GTGGGCATTGAGTTTATGGATCTCTATAGCCACCTTGTGCCAGTGTATGATGTGGAACCACTGGAGAAAATAACTGATGCTTACCTGGACCAGTACCTGTGGTATGAAGCAGATAAACGCCGTCTTTTCCCGCCCTGGATCAAGCCTGCTGACACAGAACCCCCTCCACTGCTTGTTTACAAGTGGTGCCAAG GCATCAATAACCTGCAGGATGTGTGGGAGACGAGTGAGGGTGAGTGCAATGTCATGCTGGAGTCTCGGTTTGAGAAGATGTATGAGAAGATTGACCTGACCCTGCTCAACAGGCTGCTGCGACTCATTGTGGACCACAACATAGCTGACTACATGACAGCCAAGAACAATGTAGTCATCAACTATAAG gACATGAACCATACAAATTCATATGGAATCATCAGAGGCCTGCAGTTTGCCTCATTCATTGTACAGTACTATGGTTTGGTGATGGATTTGCTTGTATTGGGATTGCAccgggccagtgagatggctggGCCTCCGCAGATGCCAAATGACTTTCTCAGTTTTCAGGACATAGCCACCGAGGCTGCACACCCAATCCGACTCTTCTGTAGATACATTGATCGCATCCATATTTTCTTCAG GTTCACAGCAGATGAGGCTCGGGATCTGATCCAGCGTTACCTGACAGAACATCCAGACCCCAATAATGAAAACATTGTTGGCTACAATAATAAGAAATGCTGGCCCCGAGATGCCCGTATGCGTCTCATGAAGCATGATGTCAACTT GGGTCGGGCAGTGTTCTGGGACATCAAAAACCGGCTGCCACGATCGGTGACTACAGTACAGTGGGAGAATAGCTTTGTGTCTGTGTACAGTAAAGACAACCCCAACCTGCTGTTCAACATGTGTGGCTTTGAGTGCCGCATCCTACCTAAGTGCCGTACCAGCTATGAAGAGTTCACCCACAAGGACGGGGTCTGGAATCTACAGAATGAG GTTACTAAGGAGCGGACGGCTCAGTGTTTCCTGCGTGTGGACGATGAGTCAATGCAGCGCTTCCATAACCGCGTGCGGCAGATTCTGATGGCCTCTGGCTCTACCACTTTCACCAAG ATTGTGAATAAGTGGAATACAGCTCTCATTGGCCTTATGACATACTTTCGAGAGGCTGTGGTGAATACACAGGAACTCCTAGACTTACTGGTGAAGTGTGAAAACAAGATCCAGACACGTATCAAGATTGGATTGAACTCCAAGATGCCAAGTCGGTTCCCCCCTGTTGTATTCTACACCCCTAAGGAGCTGGGTGGGCTTGGCATGCTCTCGATGGGCCATGTCCTTATCCCCCAGTCTGACCTCAG GTGGTCCAAGCAAACAGATGTGGGCATCACACACTTTCGTTCAGGAATGAGTCATGAAGAAGACCAACTGATTCCCAACTTGTACCGCTACATACAGCCATGGGAGAGTGAATTCATTGACTCCCAGCGGGTCTGGGCTGAGTATGCACTCAAGCGACAGGAGGCTATTGCTCAGAACAG ACGCTTGACTTTAGAAGATTTAGAAGACTCGTGGGATCGGGGCATTCCCCGGATCAATACCCTCTTCCAGAAAGATCGGCACACATTGGCTTATGATAAAGGCTGGCGTGTCCGAACTGACTTTAAGCAGTACCAG GTTTTGAAGCAGAACCCCTTTTGGTGGACACATCAACGGCATGATGGCAAGCTTTGGAACCTCAACAACTACCGCACAGACATGATCCAGGCACTGGGCGGTGTGGAGGGCATTCTGGAACACACTCTCTTCAAGGGCACTTACTTCCCAACCTGGGAAGGTCTGTTCTG GGAGAAAGCCAGCGGGTTTGAGGAATCCATGAAGTGGAAGAAGCTGACCAATGCTCAGCGATCAGGATTAAACCAGATTCCTAATCGTAGATTTACTCTCTGGTGGTCCCCAACAATCAATCGAGCCAAT GTATACGTAGGCTTCCAGGTGCAGCTGGACCTGACAGGAATCTTTATGCATGGCAAGATCCCCACGCTGAAGATCTCTCTCATCCAGATCTTCCGAGCTCACTTGTGGCAAAAGATTCATGAGAGCATCGTGATGGACTTGTGTCAG GTCTTCGACCAGGAATTAGATGCCCTGGAAATTGAGACAGTACAAAAGGAGACAATCCATCCCCGAAAATCCTACAAGATGAACTCTTCCTGTGCAGATATACTGCTCTTTGCTTCCTATAAGTGGAATGTCTCCCGGCCCTCGCTGCTGGCAGACTCTAA GGATGTGATGGACAGCACCACCACACAGAAGTATTGGATTGACATCCAGTTACGCTGGGGGGACTATGATTCCCATGATATTGAGCGCTATGCCCGGGCCAAGTTCCTGGATTACACCACAGACAACATGAGTATCTACCCTTCACCCACAGGTGTGCTCATTGCCATTGATCTGGCCTATAATCTACACAG TGCCTATGGAAACTGGTTCCCGGGGAGCAAGCCTCTCATACAGCAAGCCATGGCCAAGATCATGAAGGCAAACCCTGCCTTGTATGTGTTACGTGAACGGATACGCAAAGGATTGCAGCTGTATTCATCTGAGCCCACTGAGCCTTACCTGTCCTCTCAGAACTATGGTGAACTCTTCTCGAACCAGATTATCTGGTTTGTGGATGACACCAATGTCTATAGAGTAACTATCCACAAG ACCTTTGAGGGGAACTTGACAACCAAACCCATCAATGGGGCCATCTTCATCTTCAATCCACGCACAGGACAGCTGTTCCTCAAGATAATCCACACATCCGTATGGGCTGGACAGAAGCGTTTGGGTCAG ttggccAAGTGGAAGACTGCTGAAGAAGTGGCTGCCCTGATCCGATCTCTGCCTGTGGAGGAACAGCCTAAACAGATTATTGTCACTCGGAAAGggatgctggatcccctggag GTACACTTACTGGACTTCCCCAATATTGTGATCAAAGGATCAGAGCTCCAGCTGCCCTTCCAGGCTTGTCTCAAGGTGGAGAAGTTTGGGGATCTCATCCTTAAAGCCACAGAACCACAGATGGTTCTCTTCAACCTCTATGATGACTGGCTCAAGACTATCTCATCCTACACG GCTTTCTCCCGTCTCATCCTGATCCTGCGTGCTTTGCATGTGAACAACGATAGGGCAAAAGTGATCCTGAAGCCAGACAAGACAACCGTTACGGAACCCCACCACATCTGGCCCACGCTCACTGACGAGGAGTGGATCAAGGTGGAGGTGCAGCTCAAGGATCTGATCTTGGCTGACTATGGCAAGAAAAACAA TGTGAATGTGGCATCGCTGACACAATCAGAAATTCGAGACATCATCCTGGGAATGGAGATCTCTGCACCATCGCAGCAGCGGCAGCAGATAGCTGAGATTGAGAAGCAGACCAAGGAACAGTCCCAGCTCACTGCTACACAGACTCGAACTGTCAACAAGCATGGCGATGAGATCATCACCTCCACCACTAGCAACTATGAGACCCAGACCTTCTCGTCGAAGACCGAATGGAGAGTCAG GGCCATCTCTGCTGCCAACCTGCATCTACGGACCAATCACATTTATGTTTCATCTGATGACATCAAGGAGACTGGTTATACGTACATTCTTCCCAAAAATGTGCTGAAGAAGTTCATCTGCATATCTGATCTGCGCGCCCAA ATTGCAGGATACCTATATGGGGTGAGCCCTCCAGATAACCCTCAGGTGAAGGAGATCCGCTGTATTGTGATGGTGCCACAGTGGGGCACTCACCAGACTGTGCACCTGCCTAGTCAGCTGCCTCAACATGAGTACCTCAAG GAGATGGAACCCTTAGGTTGGATCCACACTCAACCCAATGAATCCCCCCAGCTATCGCCCCAAGATGTAACTACTCATGCCAAAATCATGGCTGACAACCCATCTTGGGATGGGGAGAAGACTATTATCATCACCTGCAG cttcacACCAGGTTCCTGCACACTGACAGCCTACAAGCTGACCCCTAGCGGGTATGAGTGGGGTCGGCAGAACACAGACAAAGGCAACAACCCCAAAGGCTACCTACCTTCGCACTATGAGAGGGTTCAGATGCTCCTGTCTGACCGATTCCTCGGCTTCTTTATGGTCCCTGCCCAGTCCTCCTGGAACTACAACTTTATGG GTGTTCGACATGACCCCAACATGAAATACGAGCTGCAGCTAGCAAACCCCAAGGAGTTCTACCATGAGGTCCACAGGCCCTCCCACTTCCTCAACTTTGCCCTCCTGCAGGAGGGTGAGGTCTATTCCGCAGACAGAGAGGACCTCTATGCCTAG